A region of Arabidopsis thaliana chromosome 5, partial sequence DNA encodes the following proteins:
- a CDS encoding ECA1 gametogenesis related family protein (ECA1 gametogenesis related family protein; LOCATED IN: endomembrane system; BEST Arabidopsis thaliana protein match is: ECA1 gametogenesis related family protein (TAIR:AT5G36450.1); Has 133 Blast hits to 125 proteins in 6 species: Archae - 0; Bacteria - 0; Metazoa - 0; Fungi - 0; Plants - 133; Viruses - 0; Other Eukaryotes - 0 (source: NCBI BLink).), with protein MSIKNVFLLLAVLCIIVSVNAQLPQFPAQLPFLFPFQLIPGLPDITKCFSSVMDIPGCIAEISQSIFTGKFGNLGPACCKAFLDADNCIPKIPFIPFFPPMLKEQCSRVAGTTPPIPK; from the coding sequence atgtctatcaaaaatgtgtttttacttctagcggttctatgtatcatagtttctgtaaatgcTCAATTGCCTCAGTTTCCGGCTcaacttccttttctgtttccgTTCCAACTGATTCCTGGATTacctgatataacaaaatgtttctcatccgtgatggatattcctggatgcattgcagagatttctcaatcTATTTTCACTGGAAAGTTCGGTAATTTAGGTCCGGCTTGTTGCAAAGCATTTTTGGACGCCGATAATTGCATACCGAAAATTCCATTCATTCCATTTTTTCCTCCGATGCTAAAGGAACAATGTTCAAGAGTTGCCGGTACAACTCCTCCCATaccaaaatag
- a CDS encoding ECA1 gametogenesis related family protein (ECA1 gametogenesis related family protein; LOCATED IN: endomembrane system; BEST Arabidopsis thaliana protein match is: ECA1 gametogenesis related family protein (TAIR:AT5G36370.1); Has 131 Blast hits to 123 proteins in 5 species: Archae - 0; Bacteria - 0; Metazoa - 0; Fungi - 0; Plants - 131; Viruses - 0; Other Eukaryotes - 0 (source: NCBI BLink).): MSIKNVFSLLAVLCIIVSVNAQLPQFPAQLPFLFPFQLIPGLPDITKCFSSVMDIPGCIAEISQSIFTGKFGNLGPTCCKAFLDADNCIPKIPFIPFFPPMLKEQCSRVAGTTPPIPK, from the coding sequence atgtctatcaaaaatgtgttttcacttctagcggttctatgtatcatagtttctgtaaatgcTCAATTGCCTCAGTTTCCGGCTcaacttccttttctgtttccgTTCCAACTGATTCCTGGATTacctgatataacaaaatgtttctcatccgtgatggatattcctggatgcattgcagagatttctcaatccattttCACTGGAAAGTTCGGTAATTTAGGTCCGACTTGTTGCAAAGCATTTTTGGACGCCGATAATTGCATACCGAAAATTCCATTCATTCCATTTTTTCCTCCGATGCTAAAGGAACAATGTTCAAGAGTTGCCGGTACAACTCCTCCCATaccaaaatag
- a CDS encoding ECA1 gametogenesis related family protein (ECA1 gametogenesis related family protein; LOCATED IN: endomembrane system; BEST Arabidopsis thaliana protein match is: ECA1 gametogenesis related family protein (TAIR:AT5G36450.1); Has 133 Blast hits to 125 proteins in 6 species: Archae - 0; Bacteria - 0; Metazoa - 0; Fungi - 0; Plants - 133; Viruses - 0; Other Eukaryotes - 0 (source: NCBI BLink).) — protein sequence MSIKNVFLLLAVLCIIVSVNAQLPQFPAQLPFLFPFQLIPGLPDITKCFSSVMDIPGCIVEISQSIFTGKFGNLGPTCCKAFLDADNCIPKIPFIPFFPPMLKEQCSRVAGATPPIPK from the coding sequence atgtctatcaaaaatgtgtttttacttctagcggttctatgtatcatagtttctgtaaatgcTCAATTGCCTCAGTTTCCGGCTcaacttccttttctgtttccgTTCCAACTGATTCCTGGATTacctgatataacaaaatgtttctcatcCGTGATGGATATTCCTGGATGCATTGTagagatttctcaatccattttCACTGGAAAGTTCGGTAATTTAGGTCCGACTTGTTGCAAAGCATTTCTGGACGCCGATAATTGCATACCAAAAATTCCATTCATTCCATTTTTTCCTCCGATGCTAAAGGAACAATGTTCAAGAGTTGCCGGTGCAACTCCTCCCATaccaaaatag
- a CDS encoding ECA1 gametogenesis related family protein (ECA1 gametogenesis related family protein; LOCATED IN: endomembrane system; BEST Arabidopsis thaliana protein match is: ECA1 gametogenesis related family protein (TAIR:AT5G36450.1); Has 134 Blast hits to 126 proteins in 5 species: Archae - 0; Bacteria - 0; Metazoa - 0; Fungi - 0; Plants - 134; Viruses - 0; Other Eukaryotes - 0 (source: NCBI BLink).), with the protein MLNCLSFRLNFLFLFPFQLIPGLPDITKCFSSVMDIPGCIAEISQSIFTGKFGNLGPACCKAFLDTDNCKPKIPFIPFFPPMLKEQCSRVAGATPPIPK; encoded by the coding sequence atgcTCAATTGCCTCAGTTTCCGGCTCAACTTCCTTTTTCTGTTTCCGTTCCAACTGATTCCTGGATTacctgatataacaaaatgtttctcatccgtgatggatattcctggatgcattgcagagatttctcaatcTATTTTCACTGGAAAGTTCGGTAATTTAGGTCCGGCTTGTTGCAAAGCATTTTTGGACACCGATAATTGCAAACCGAAAATTCCATTCATTCCATTTTTTCCTCCGATGCTAAAGGAACAATGTTCAAGAGTTGCCGGTGCAACTCCTCCCATaccaaaatag
- a CDS encoding ECA1 gametogenesis related family protein (ECA1 gametogenesis related family protein; LOCATED IN: endomembrane system; BEST Arabidopsis thaliana protein match is: ECA1 gametogenesis related family protein (TAIR:AT5G36370.1); Has 135 Blast hits to 127 proteins in 6 species: Archae - 0; Bacteria - 0; Metazoa - 0; Fungi - 0; Plants - 135; Viruses - 0; Other Eukaryotes - 0 (source: NCBI BLink).), translating to MFIKNVFSVLAVLCIIVSVNAQLPQYPAQLPFPFPFQLIPGLPDITKCFSSVMDIPGCIAEISQSIFTGKFGNLGPACCKAFLDTDNCIPKIPFIPFFPPMLKEQCSRVAGATPPIPK from the coding sequence atgtttatcaaaaatgtgttttcagttctagcggttctatgtatcatagtttctgtaaatgcTCAATTGCCTCAGTATCCGGCTCAACTTCCTTTTCCGTTTCCGTTCCAACTGATTCCTGGATTacctgatataacaaaatgtttctcatccgtgatggatattcctggatgcattgcagagatttctcaatcTATTTTCACTGGAAAGTTCGGTAATTTAGGTCCGGCTTGTTGCAAAGCATTTTTGGACACCGATAATTGCATACCGAAAATTCCATTCATTCCATTTTTTCCTCCGATGCTAAAGGAACAATGTTCAAGAGTTGCCGGTGCAACTCCTCCCATaccaaaatag
- a CDS encoding ECA1 gametogenesis related family protein (ECA1 gametogenesis related family protein; LOCATED IN: endomembrane system; BEST Arabidopsis thaliana protein match is: ECA1 gametogenesis related family protein (TAIR:AT5G36661.1); Has 116 Blast hits to 108 proteins in 4 species: Archae - 0; Bacteria - 0; Metazoa - 0; Fungi - 0; Plants - 116; Viruses - 0; Other Eukaryotes - 0 (source: NCBI BLink).), translated as MSIKNVFSLLAVLCIIVSVNAQLPQFPAQLPFPFPFQLIPGLPDITKCFSSVMDIPECIAEISQSIFTGKFGNLSPACCKAFLDADNCIPNSFRFFLRC; from the coding sequence atgtctatcaaaaatgtgttttcacttctagcggttctatgtatcatagtttctgtaaatgcTCAATTGCCTCAGTTTCCGGCTCAACTTCCTTTTCCGTTTCCGTTCCAACTGATTCCTGGATTACCTGATATAACTAAATGTTTCTCATCCGTGATGGATATTCCTGAATGcattgcagagatttctcaatccattttTACTGGAAAGTTTGGTAATTTAAGTCCGGCTTGTTGCAAAGCATTTTTGGACGCCGATAATTGCATACCGAATTCATTCCGTTTTTTCCTCCGATGCTAA
- a CDS encoding ECA1 gametogenesis related family protein (ECA1 gametogenesis related family protein; LOCATED IN: endomembrane system; BEST Arabidopsis thaliana protein match is: ECA1 gametogenesis related family protein (TAIR:AT5G36738.1); Has 129 Blast hits to 121 proteins in 5 species: Archae - 0; Bacteria - 0; Metazoa - 0; Fungi - 0; Plants - 129; Viruses - 0; Other Eukaryotes - 0 (source: NCBI BLink).), whose protein sequence is MSIKNVFSLLAVLCIIVSVNAQLPQFPAQLPFPFPFQLIPGLPDITKCFSSVMDIPECIAEISQSIFTGKFGNLSPACCKAFLDADNCIPKIPFIPFFPPMLKEQCSRVAGATPPIPK, encoded by the coding sequence atgtctatcaaaaatgtgttttcacttctagcggttctatgtatcatagtttctgtaaatgcTCAATTGCCTCAGTTTCCGGCTCAACTTCCTTTTCCGTTTCCGTTCCAACTGATTCCTGGATTACCTGATATAACTAAATGTTTCTCATCCGTGATGGATATTCCTGAATGcattgcagagatttctcaatccattttTACTGGAAAGTTTGGTAATTTAAGTCCGGCTTGTTGCAAAGCATTTTTGGACGCCGATAATTGCATACCGAAAATTCCATTCATTCCGTTTTTTCCTCCGATGCTAAAGGAACAATGTTCAAGAGTTGCCGGTGCAACTCCTCCCATaccaaaatag
- a CDS encoding ECA1 gametogenesis related family protein (ECA1 gametogenesis related family protein; LOCATED IN: endomembrane system; BEST Arabidopsis thaliana protein match is: ECA1 gametogenesis related family protein (TAIR:AT5G36739.1); Has 129 Blast hits to 121 proteins in 5 species: Archae - 0; Bacteria - 0; Metazoa - 0; Fungi - 0; Plants - 129; Viruses - 0; Other Eukaryotes - 0 (source: NCBI BLink).), translating into MSIKNVFSLLAVLCIIVSVNAQLPQFPAQLPFPFLFQLIPVLPDITKCFSSVMDIPGCIAEISQSIFTRKFGNLGPACCEAFVDADNCIPKIPLIPFFPSMLKEQCSRVAGATPPIPK; encoded by the coding sequence atgtctatcaaaaatgtgttttcacttctagcggttctatgtatcatagtttctgtaaatgcTCAATTGCCTCAGTTTCCGGCTCAACTTCCTTTTCCGTTTCTGTTCCAACTGATTCCTGTATTacctgatataacaaaatgtttctcatccgtgatggatattcctggatgcattgcagagatttctcaatccattttCACTCGAAAGTTCGGTAATTTAGGTCCGGCTTGTTGCGAAGCATTTGTGGACGCCGATAATTGCATACCGAAAATTCCATTAATTCCGTTTTTTCCTTCGATGCTAAAGGAACAATGTTCAAGAGTTGCCGGTGCAACTCCTCCCATaccaaaatag